The DNA window GAAAACGGTAAAAAATTCTGCACTTAATCAATACTCATTAGATAGTGATTTAGTTCAATTACATAGCGACACATATTTAATGGGCTATATTTGTTTCATGAAGTTTGAGAACGGAATTTTGGAAAAAGCTTATTGGCAGGAACGCGGTTGAAACATATAACAAGAACCAAAAGTACGCCTACGGCGGGACGCGCAGAAAACGCGCGCCCCTTTGCTTGGCGTTATGAGTAAGAAGAGAAGGAGATCATGAAATGAATCGAGATGAGTATTATATGAATATTGCTTGTGCGGTGCGTGAGAAAGCGAACTGTACTGGTCGAAAAGTAGGTGCAGTAGTAGTGAAAGATAATCGGATTATTTCGACTGGTTACAATGGCACTCCTGAAGGTATGACGAACTGTCTTGATGGTGGCTGCGCTCGTTGCGCAGACAAAGAGGCCTATGACGAGAGTGTTGGGTACGATGTTTGTATTTGTGTTCATGCAGAGCAAAATGCTCTTATTACTGCAGCAAGATTTGGTAACTCAATTGAAGGCTGTATTGTGTATTCAACCTTGCGGCCATGTTTTGATTGCAGCAAAGCGATGCTGCAAGCCAAAGTACATACTGTTTATTATCTACATGAT is part of the Arenicella xantha genome and encodes:
- a CDS encoding deoxycytidylate deaminase, which produces MNRDEYYMNIACAVREKANCTGRKVGAVVVKDNRIISTGYNGTPEGMTNCLDGGCARCADKEAYDESVGYDVCICVHAEQNALITAARFGNSIEGCIVYSTLRPCFDCSKAMLQAKVHTVYYLHDWKHPIGSLQAQYEKVQNRIPGGVRQIAYEDAKSDWANGKSS